A stretch of Coccidioides posadasii str. Silveira chromosome 2, complete sequence DNA encodes these proteins:
- a CDS encoding uncharacterized protein (EggNog:ENOG410PK3E~COG:S~TransMembrane:7 (o282-304i316-337o725-747i759-778o798-817i852-874o880-900i)) has protein sequence MFWRSAKSDNLESTQPSAQVSTANVSPRLSGCSSAQGTASRPFSQSENRMTIAGIDEDSKYRAIIKYLHARLATNQWYSLPTDPTVEYHGLLLRKSRGSYISEPENVHPLLLAAVQKINVSVAFTMSTETTRIILSLLQQNQTELVLPNGFQVQVIDSLADIACSPSSSVKKFQYVAFIREEGFLLVWHDELDKILLHAEDVESKLLSFICGTSTSVFASSIPRYPLQRSPLHSAANSTHQFTTRRSKEAGDVVNQTSSAPDEEAANPVESLDRPVALTSSIFVGLGSCLIIVLILGFGVSNLVLQVLVDGKWTRLGLLATIPVFMLFSVFFVIVIFTDIFQAIGPIKTLKTNSRFYSALRPDLAQAYSLGFKPPRLTIQMPVYTESLNGVIIPTITSLKAAISHYESHGGAATIFVNDDGLAYLSEEEREDRINYYHDNNIGWVARPRNNEDGYIRKGKFKKASNMNFALNISNKVEDKLLEMLSETLETTDMVDVGREELFYQLALEEVLASDSRVKAAGDIRIGEAILIVDSDTRVPVDCLLYGAAEMFLNPEVAIIQHSTGVMQVSEDYFENGITFFTNLIYSAIRFAVGSGETAPFVGHNAFLRWQAVQSVGKQDDGYVAYWSESHVSEDFDIALRLQIAGNIVRLASYHGDEFKEGVSLTIYDELARWEKYAYGCNELVFNPIYTWIYKGPFTRLFMTFLWCNLQLSSKITILGYISSYYALASGFPLTVMNYFLVGWLNGSLDKFYLESWKVFLGLILVFPLLGNICLAIIRYRLAEKSLWGALLENFKWAPMMAIFFGGISFHISLAILSQMFRVNMEWGATAKEKVDSNFFKEMPKIFKSFKWMYAVVLPLIGGMVYLGCFAPRGWEITEIAAVVPLSVTLASHALLPLLLNPSLMIFNY, from the exons ATGTTTTGGAGAAGTGCAAAATCGGACAACCTTGAGTCTACGCAGCCATCCGCACAAGTTTCCACGGCAAATGTGTCCCCAAGGCTCTCTGGTTGTTCTTCTGCCCAAGGAACTGCTAGCCGACCATTCTCTCAATCTGAAAACCGCATGACAATAGCAGGAATTGATGAGGACTCAAAGTATAGAGCT ATaattaaatatcttcacGCGAGACTTGCCACAAACCAATGGTATTCTCTGCCCACAGATCCAACGGTCGAGTATCATGGTCTTCTGCTCCGGAAGTCTCGCGGGAGTTATATTTCCGAACCGGAAAATGTGCATCCACTCTTGCTCGCTGCTGTGCAAAAGATCAATGTCTCGGTTGCTTTCACAATGTCAACTGAGACTACCAGAATCATCCTCTCACTTCTACAACAAAATCAGACTGAACTGGTACTCCCAAATGGGTTCCAGGTTCAGGTTATTGACTCCCTAGCAGATATTGCCTGTTCCCCGTCAAGCTCTGTAAAGAAGTTTCAATACGTAGCCTTTATTCGAGAGGAGGGATTTCTCCTGGTCTGGCATGATGAGCTAGATAAAATACTTCTCCACGCGGAAGATGTTGAAAGCAAACTTCTCTCTTTT ATTTGTGGAACGTCTACGTCTGTGTTTGCTTCGTCGATTCCTCGGTACCCCCTTCAACGCTCACCCCTCCACTCTGCTGCCAACTCGACACATCAATTTACGACGCGGCGGAGCAAAGAGGCGGGTGATGTAGTAAATCAGACATCGAGTGCCCCCGATGAAGAAGCTGCAAACCCTGTTGAATCGTTAGATAGGCCGGTCGCATTGACAAGTTCAATATTCGTCGGCCTAGGATCATGTTTAATCATTGTTCTCATCTTAGGCTTCGGTGTCTCTAATCTTGTCTTACAAGTCCTCGTTGATGGAAAATGGACAAGACTGGGGTTGCTTGCGACTATACCAGTCTTTATGCTTTTCAGTGTCTTTTTTGTTATTGTAATCTTTACCGATATTTTCCAGGCCATCGGGCCTATCAAAACCCTAAAAACAAATTCTCGATTTTATTCCGCCCTTCGGCCAGATCTTGCGCAGGCCTACTCTCTGGGCTTCAAGCCTCCTCGACTTACAATCCAGATGCCCGTTTACACTGAGTCATTGAACGGCGTTATCATTCCAACGATTACAAGCTTGAAAGCGGCTATATCGCACTACGAGTCTCATGGAG GTGCTGCAACAATTTTTGTCAATGACGACGGCTTAGCATATCTCTCGGAAGAGGAAAGAGAAGACCGTATCAACTATTACCATGACAACAATATCGGTTGGGTGGCTCGACCCAGGAACAACGAAGATGGATATATCCGAAAGGGTAAATTTAAAAAAGCCTCCAACATGAACTTCGCCTTGAATATTTCCAATAAGGTTGAAGATAAGCTTCTTGAAATGCTGTCAGAGACACTAGAGACAACGGATATGGTTGATGTAGGCCGGGAAGAACTCTTTTACCAGCTGGCCCTGGAAGAAGTTCTTGCCTCTGATAGCAGAGTCAAAGCTGCCGGAGATATTCGCATAGGGGAAGCGATCCTGATTGTGGACTCTGATACTCGAGTG CCAGTCGACTGCTTACTATACGGTGCTGCCGAGATGTTTCTCAATCCGGAGGTGGCGATTATTCAACATTCAACCGGTGTCATGCAGGTTTCTGAGGATTATTTTGAGAACGGAATCACATTTTTTACAAACCTGATATATTCTGCAATTAGATTCGCAGTTGGAAGCGGAGAGACAGCTCCATTCGTGGGGCACAATGCTTTTCTTCGTTGGCAGG CGGTCCAATCAGTCGGTAAACAAGATGACGGGTATGTCGCGTATTGGTCGGAAAGTCATGTCTCGGAAGACTTCGACATCGCTCTTCGTCTACAGATAGCTGGAAATATTGTTCGACTCGCAAGCTATCACGGTGACGAGTTTAAAGAGGGCGTATCTCTAACTATTTATGACGAATTGGCGCGCTGGGAAAA GTACGCATATGGATGTAATGAGCTCGTTTTCAATCCAATTTATACCTGGATATACAAAGGGCCCTTTACTAGGCTTTTCATGACCTTTCTTTGGTGCAATTTGCAGCTATCATCAAAGATTACGATTCTGGGGTACATTTCTTCAT ATTATGCATTGGCATCTGGATTTCCATTGACAGTCATGAATTATTTCTTAGTCGGCTGGCTCAACGGCAGCTTGGACAAGTTCTATCTTGAATCCTGGAAAG TTTTCCTGGGCCTCATCCTCGTCTTTCCCCTCCTTGGTAACATTTGTCTAGCCATTATCCGCTACCGTCTCGCAGAAAAGAGCCTATGGGGCGCTCTTCTCGAAAACTTCAAATGGGCGCCGATGATGGCAATCTTTTTCGGTGGCATCTCGTTCCACATCAGCTTGGCGATCCTCTCCCAAATGTTTCGTGTCAACATGGAATGGGGAGCGACAGCTAAGGAGAAAGTTGATTCTAACTTCTTCAAGGAGATGCCCAAAATTTTCAAAAGCTTCAAGTGGATGTATGCCGTCGTCTTGCCTCTGATCGGTGGTATGGTGTACCTGGGCTGCTTTGCTCCAAGAGGCTGGGAGATCACGGAGATTGCAGCAGTCGTGCCTTTATCAGTGACTCTAGCTTCACATGCTCTTCTTCCCTTGCTTCTCAACCCTTCGTTGATGATATTCAATTACTAA